The following coding sequences lie in one Glycine soja cultivar W05 chromosome 16, ASM419377v2, whole genome shotgun sequence genomic window:
- the LOC114389835 gene encoding uncharacterized protein LOC114389835, with amino-acid sequence MSLYAKFLKDMLTRKNKYIHSDTIVVEGNCSAVIQLILPPKHKDPGSVTVPCSIGEVSIGKALIDLGAIINLMSLSMCRRLEELEIMPTRMTLQLADRSITRPYGVIEDVLVRVKHLLLPADFVVMDIEEDAYITLILGRPFMSTASCVVHMGKKKLEMGIEDQ; translated from the coding sequence ATGTCGCTCTATGCTAAATTTCTAAAAGACATGCTAACTAGGAAGAACAAGTACATCCATAGTGACACCATAGTTGTGGAAGGAAACTGCAGTGCCGTAATTCAACTTATCCTTCCACCAAAACATAAAGATCCAGGCAGCGTCACTGTACCTTGTTCTATAGGTGAAGTTTCTATTGGCAAAGCTCTTATTGATTTGGGAGctattattaatttgatgtcGCTTTCCATGTGTCGGAGACTCGAAGAGTTAGAGATAATGCCTACTAGGATGACTTTACAGTTAGCAGATCGCTCCATCACCAGACCTTATGGAGTGATTGAGGATGTTCTGGTTCGGGTCAAGCATCTTCTCTTGCCTGCTGACTTTGTTGTAATGGACATTGAGGAAGATGCATATATTACCTTAATTTTGGGACGTCCATTTATGTCTACTGCAAGCTGTGTAGTGCACATGGGgaagaaaaaattagaaatggGTATTGAAGACCAATAG